In a genomic window of Dehalococcoidia bacterium:
- a CDS encoding 2-dehydropantoate 2-reductase yields MKIVIMGAGAVGSYYGGVLKRNGIDVTLINRGKHHDAIVDKGLNIRSFWGDYNVDINASNETSNLGVFDLVFLTTKLYSNQDAISKLTNLCSDKTLIITIQNGVSSYDELSNFFDSENIIPAATYIEAEIVSPGTILQKGSSVVIEMGEINGNFSERLKNIKNKLSFEELEINISKDIKASLWKKMISVGAFGTIMTSFRSTFGEITSSMYGEEVLRGTMNEILEIGKLEGVNLEDVDIDKVLDGLKEESDTITSSMQQDLIKSKPLEIDNILGHVVVLSKKYNYPAPFSTTLVSSLQKFKEG; encoded by the coding sequence ATGAAGATTGTTATTATGGGAGCAGGTGCCGTTGGAAGTTATTACGGTGGAGTTCTTAAGAGAAATGGAATTGATGTTACTCTTATCAATAGGGGAAAACATCATGATGCAATAGTTGATAAGGGTCTAAATATTAGATCGTTTTGGGGTGATTATAATGTTGATATTAATGCCTCAAATGAAACAAGCAATCTTGGTGTTTTTGATCTAGTTTTCTTGACTACAAAATTATATTCTAATCAAGATGCTATTAGTAAATTAACTAATCTCTGCTCAGATAAAACTTTAATCATAACAATTCAAAATGGAGTTAGTAGTTATGATGAGTTATCAAATTTTTTTGATTCTGAAAATATTATCCCAGCGGCAACATATATCGAGGCAGAAATAGTTTCACCTGGAACAATATTGCAAAAAGGTTCTTCAGTTGTAATAGAAATGGGGGAAATTAATGGTAATTTTTCTGAGAGATTAAAAAATATAAAGAATAAACTTTCTTTTGAAGAATTGGAAATTAATATATCTAAGGATATTAAGGCATCATTATGGAAAAAAATGATTTCTGTTGGAGCTTTTGGAACTATAATGACTTCTTTTAGATCTACTTTTGGAGAAATAACTAGCTCTATGTATGGAGAAGAGGTGTTGAGAGGAACTATGAATGAGATACTAGAAATTGGAAAACTAGAGGGTGTAAACTTAGAAGATGTTGATATAGACAAAGTATTAGATGGTCTAAAAGAGGAATCTGATACAATTACATCTTCAATGCAGCAGGACTTGATAAAGTCAAAACCACTTGAAATAGATAATATTTTAGGTCATGTTGTTGTTTTATCGAAAAAATATAATTATCCAGCTCCTTTTAGTACTACTTTAGTTTCATCATTACAAAAATTTAAGGAAGGTTAA
- the gap gene encoding type I glyceraldehyde-3-phosphate dehydrogenase, giving the protein MNKNVGINGFGRIGRQILRIILEDNLDVNIVAINGRSDTETYKHLLKYDSAYGRLDIGIEADKDFLYVGDRKIKCYREDDPSKIPWKNENVEIVIESSGKFNDKKGASKHLKETVKKVLLTAPGKDEDITIVVGVNEDDYDKKNHKIISNSSCTTNCLAPVVRVLEENFGIKSGFMTTIHSYTNDQNILDNSHKDLRRARAGATSIIPTTTGAAKSVGKVIKSVEGKIDGMAFRVPTPSCSVVDLNVLLNKKTSVNNVNEAFIKYSNNELKGILDVTNEPLVSIDFLGNPHSSIIDLNSTLEIEENMFKIVSWYDNEWGYANRTIDLLQILLTNLD; this is encoded by the coding sequence ATGAATAAAAATGTAGGAATTAATGGATTTGGAAGAATAGGTAGACAAATACTAAGAATAATTTTGGAAGATAATTTAGACGTAAATATAGTAGCAATAAATGGAAGATCAGATACAGAAACATATAAACACTTACTAAAATATGACTCTGCTTATGGAAGATTAGATATTGGCATTGAAGCTGATAAAGATTTTCTGTACGTTGGAGATAGAAAAATCAAATGCTACAGAGAAGATGATCCTAGTAAGATACCTTGGAAGAATGAAAATGTTGAAATTGTTATAGAGTCTTCAGGTAAATTTAATGATAAAAAAGGAGCATCAAAGCATCTTAAGGAAACTGTAAAAAAAGTTTTGCTTACCGCGCCTGGGAAAGATGAGGATATAACTATTGTAGTAGGAGTCAATGAGGATGATTACGATAAGAAAAATCATAAAATCATTTCAAATTCTTCATGTACTACAAATTGCTTAGCCCCTGTTGTTAGAGTTCTAGAAGAAAATTTCGGAATAAAAAGTGGATTCATGACTACAATTCACTCATATACAAATGATCAAAATATACTTGATAATTCACATAAAGACTTAAGAAGAGCAAGGGCAGGAGCTACAAGTATAATTCCTACAACTACTGGAGCAGCAAAATCCGTTGGAAAAGTAATAAAAAGTGTTGAAGGTAAAATTGACGGAATGGCATTTAGGGTTCCAACACCCAGTTGCTCAGTTGTTGACTTAAATGTATTACTTAATAAAAAAACTTCAGTTAACAATGTCAATGAAGCTTTTATCAAATATTCAAATAATGAGCTCAAAGGTATATTAGATGTTACTAACGAGCCGCTAGTTTCAATAGATTTTTTAGGTAATCCACATTCTTCAATTATTGATCTAAATTCAACTCTTGAAATTGAAGAAAATATGTTTAAGATAGTTAGTTGGTATGATAATGAGTGGGGTTATGCAAATAGAACTATTGATTTATTACAGATATTGTTGACAAATTTAGATTAA
- the rph gene encoding ribonuclease PH produces MRKNNRKLDQARKLTILTNYQKNSIGSVLINFEDTRVICSTNISRNVPRWLLNENRGWVTAEYSMLPNSSEDRISRDRGGRISGRTQEIQRLIGRSLRQAINLDLIPGILITVDCDVLNADGGTRTASITGSFIATYMALKNYYNSSPKKFIKNQIAAISVGKVNNELLLDLDYSEDSNADFDMNLVLNEKLEIVEIQGTSEDELLSFDEMKKLSDLGSRGIQQILKEQNKILEEIDLH; encoded by the coding sequence ATGAGAAAAAACAATAGAAAACTAGATCAAGCTAGAAAACTAACAATACTTACAAACTATCAAAAGAATTCAATAGGATCAGTGCTCATTAACTTTGAAGATACAAGAGTTATTTGCTCAACAAATATATCTAGAAATGTCCCCAGATGGTTACTAAATGAGAATAGAGGATGGGTTACGGCAGAGTATAGTATGCTACCAAATTCATCTGAAGATAGAATCAGTAGAGATCGAGGTGGAAGAATAAGTGGGAGAACTCAAGAAATTCAAAGACTTATAGGAAGATCACTAAGACAAGCCATAAATTTAGACTTAATTCCAGGTATTTTAATTACCGTTGATTGTGATGTTCTTAATGCAGATGGTGGAACAAGAACAGCATCAATTACTGGATCATTTATAGCAACTTACATGGCATTGAAAAATTATTATAATTCAAGTCCAAAAAAATTCATAAAAAATCAAATTGCAGCTATTAGCGTTGGTAAAGTAAATAATGAACTATTATTAGACCTTGACTACTCTGAGGATTCTAATGCAGATTTTGATATGAATTTAGTTTTAAATGAAAAATTAGAAATTGTAGAAATCCAAGGTACTTCAGAGGATGAATTATTGTCATTCGATGAAATGAAAAAACTATCAGATTTAGGATCTAGAGGTATACAACAAATCTTGAAAGAACAAAATAAGATACTTGAAGAAATAGACTTACACTAA
- the eno gene encoding phosphopyruvate hydratase yields MAKITSIIAREILDSRGNPTVGVNITLDNNISAFSSVPSGASTGSREALELRDNDLKRYKGKGVLKAVENINTIISKALVSKDVSSQNEIDEIMIEIDGTEKKENLGANAILGVSLAVLIASSKSEKINLYQRISNITESKKKFTLPVPMLNIMNGGAHAVNSTDFQEFMIIPAGFNTFSQAIRAGSEIYSTLGKILEKDGHSTNVGYEGGFAPNGLTNYQVLDYVMKAIEDSDYKPGEEIYLALDTAASEFYESGNYNLSKEERVLSSEEMVDYYDELINKYPIFSIEDGLYEDDWDGWKKLNDKFGNHTQIVGDDLFVTQEKYLERGIHNKCANSILIKFNQVGTITETLQTIKTAQSNNFSCVISHRSGETEDTTIADLSVGTSSGQIKTGAPARSERVAKYNRLLKIEDELGSGSNYFGKSILKNN; encoded by the coding sequence ATGGCAAAAATTACATCAATAATAGCTAGAGAAATTTTAGATTCAAGAGGAAATCCAACAGTCGGAGTAAATATTACTCTGGATAATAATATAAGTGCATTTTCATCTGTCCCATCAGGTGCAAGTACTGGATCAAGAGAAGCGCTCGAACTTCGTGACAATGATTTAAAAAGATATAAAGGTAAAGGAGTACTTAAGGCTGTTGAAAATATAAATACAATTATCTCAAAAGCATTAGTTTCTAAAGATGTAAGTAGCCAAAATGAAATTGATGAAATCATGATTGAAATTGACGGAACTGAAAAAAAAGAAAATTTAGGAGCAAATGCTATTCTAGGTGTTTCATTAGCAGTATTAATTGCGTCTAGTAAATCAGAAAAAATTAATCTTTACCAAAGAATTTCAAATATTACAGAAAGTAAAAAAAAGTTTACCTTGCCAGTTCCTATGCTAAATATTATGAATGGTGGTGCACATGCAGTTAATTCCACAGATTTTCAAGAATTTATGATAATACCTGCAGGGTTCAATACTTTCAGTCAAGCCATTAGAGCAGGATCAGAAATTTATTCAACATTAGGAAAAATTCTAGAAAAAGATGGTCATTCCACTAATGTTGGTTATGAAGGAGGATTTGCTCCAAATGGGTTAACTAATTATCAAGTTCTAGATTACGTTATGAAAGCTATAGAAGATTCAGACTACAAACCAGGGGAAGAAATATATTTAGCACTTGATACAGCTGCTTCAGAATTTTATGAATCTGGAAATTATAATCTATCAAAAGAAGAAAGAGTCTTAAGTTCTGAAGAAATGGTTGATTACTATGATGAATTAATAAATAAATATCCAATCTTTTCAATAGAAGATGGATTATATGAAGATGACTGGGATGGATGGAAAAAACTTAATGATAAATTTGGTAATCATACTCAAATTGTTGGGGATGATCTTTTTGTTACACAAGAAAAATATCTTGAAAGAGGAATTCATAATAAATGTGCAAATTCTATTCTGATTAAGTTTAATCAAGTTGGAACAATTACTGAAACACTTCAAACTATCAAAACAGCTCAATCAAATAACTTTAGTTGTGTTATAAGTCATAGATCAGGAGAAACTGAGGATACAACAATCGCAGATTTATCAGTAGGAACTTCGTCTGGACAAATAAAAACTGGTGCTCCAGCTAGATCTGAAAGGGTTGCGAAATATAATCGATTACTTAAAATTGAAGATGAACTTGGATCAGGATCCAATTACTTTGGCAAATCAATATTAAAAAATAATTAA